The proteins below are encoded in one region of Candidatus Thiodiazotropha sp. LNASS1:
- a CDS encoding M24 family metallopeptidase: protein MEEPETMTDHSNPYRPSKAEIERRYDNIRAAMEKHGLDHLIVSGSEYSGFEGAVRYMCGFHILHRYAYVVIPLEGEPVCVFPREATWVGDHSATFLQQREFPSHCGDWMADYLKARHAKQVGIYGLEYIINVRDYSSLAACDFTLVDFEIPFDYARAQKSEEELASVRHSMAVNKEGVLKVIQAYAPGKTEAELMGVAEHVFASRGCGRNTMDMVLTGPAGSLTPQMVFPSQRPVRDSDALMYGLEISGEGGHWVEFSRVLAPNGLDKTMQEMMLAYQEFHELAKEHMKAGNNAESIAKACMKPIFDRGYRSGHVCGHSIGMTMIEMPRIGEGFDFILPENMVCSMHPHFMTEDRTHSLYFQETYRVGRDGGEALSSVPVKWYEGGETSF, encoded by the coding sequence ATGGAGGAACCTGAAACCATGACCGACCACAGCAACCCGTATCGCCCCAGCAAGGCGGAGATCGAACGCCGCTATGACAACATTCGCGCCGCCATGGAAAAACACGGCCTGGACCACCTGATTGTCAGTGGCAGTGAATACAGCGGCTTTGAGGGCGCTGTACGTTATATGTGCGGATTCCATATTCTGCATCGCTACGCATACGTGGTCATCCCTCTGGAAGGCGAGCCTGTCTGCGTCTTCCCGCGGGAAGCCACTTGGGTAGGCGATCACAGTGCGACTTTTCTGCAGCAGCGGGAATTCCCCTCTCATTGCGGGGACTGGATGGCCGATTACCTGAAAGCCAGGCATGCCAAACAGGTGGGCATCTACGGTCTCGAGTACATCATCAATGTACGCGATTACTCGTCCCTTGCAGCCTGTGATTTCACGCTTGTCGACTTTGAAATACCCTTCGATTATGCACGCGCCCAAAAAAGCGAAGAAGAACTGGCATCAGTACGCCATTCCATGGCGGTCAACAAAGAGGGGGTATTGAAGGTCATCCAAGCCTATGCCCCCGGAAAAACCGAGGCGGAATTGATGGGTGTGGCCGAACATGTCTTCGCCTCTCGCGGTTGCGGCCGCAATACCATGGATATGGTTTTGACCGGCCCAGCGGGATCCCTAACCCCGCAGATGGTGTTCCCAAGCCAACGCCCTGTCCGGGACAGCGATGCTTTGATGTACGGCCTGGAAATCTCCGGCGAAGGTGGTCATTGGGTAGAGTTTTCCCGCGTGCTGGCCCCGAACGGGCTCGACAAGACCATGCAGGAGATGATGCTGGCCTATCAGGAGTTCCATGAACTTGCCAAGGAGCATATGAAGGCGGGCAACAATGCAGAATCGATTGCCAAGGCGTGTATGAAGCCCATCTTCGATCGAGGCTATCGCTCCGGTCATGTCTGCGGTCACTCCATCGGCATGACCATGATCGAGATGCCGCGTATCGGAGAAGGGTTTGACTTTATCCTGCCGGAGAACATGGTCTGCTCAATGCATCCCCATTTTATGACTGAAGACCGCACTCACTCGCTGTACTTTCAAGAGACCTACAGAGTCGGCAGGGATGGAGGGGAAGCCCTTTCCAGTGTACCGGTGAAATGGTACGAGGGTGGAGAGACAAGTTTCTAA
- a CDS encoding ketopantoate reductase family protein produces the protein MKVCIIGCGAIGSLFAAHLARLEDVEVWAYDPSEPHVDAINKSGLRLTGLTDIVVPVNARTDATQIPACEFGIIAAKTLHTRPAMEATAPIFLDGAVCSVQNGIGNEEIIAEYVPRVILGTTFPAGHVTEPGVVNHDTGGKSWISPFLPKPASMDEVNKLADALNRGGADIVPMEDARGALWTKLIFNSASNAMGALTRLPHGVACDQPGVRRIMRELVNEGKAIAAALGVTLDSDPDALLDYGREKAYQHPPSMLTDVLNMRGTEIDALNGGIARIGKEIGIPTPLNEAMTDIIKGLEYSWREDEWRNLKP, from the coding sequence ATGAAAGTATGTATTATCGGATGCGGGGCGATTGGCAGTCTGTTTGCCGCCCACCTCGCTCGTCTTGAGGATGTAGAAGTCTGGGCCTATGACCCTAGCGAGCCACATGTCGATGCCATTAATAAAAGCGGTCTTCGACTGACCGGACTGACTGACATCGTCGTGCCCGTCAATGCCCGTACTGACGCCACTCAAATTCCCGCATGCGAATTCGGCATCATCGCAGCAAAAACACTGCACACCCGTCCCGCCATGGAAGCGACAGCCCCCATTTTCCTCGATGGCGCGGTATGCTCCGTGCAAAACGGCATCGGCAATGAGGAGATCATTGCCGAGTATGTACCCAGGGTTATTCTCGGCACCACGTTTCCCGCCGGCCATGTCACCGAACCAGGTGTGGTGAATCACGACACCGGAGGTAAAAGCTGGATCAGCCCTTTTCTGCCTAAACCCGCCAGTATGGATGAAGTCAATAAGCTGGCTGATGCGCTTAACCGTGGTGGCGCCGATATCGTACCAATGGAGGACGCGCGTGGCGCGCTCTGGACCAAACTGATCTTCAATTCGGCATCCAACGCCATGGGTGCGCTCACTCGATTGCCTCATGGAGTGGCCTGTGATCAACCCGGCGTTCGTCGTATCATGCGTGAACTGGTCAACGAGGGTAAGGCCATAGCTGCGGCCTTGGGCGTCACATTGGATAGCGATCCCGATGCCTTACTGGACTATGGTCGGGAAAAAGCCTATCAACACCCGCCCAGTATGCTTACCGATGTACTCAACATGCGAGGCACGGAGATCGATGCCCTCAATGGCGGCATCGCACGCATCGGCAAGGAAATCGGCATTCCCACACCACTGAACGAGGCGATGACCGATATCATCAAAGGCCTGGAATACTCCTGGCGCGAGGATGAATGGAGGAACCTGAAACCATGA